The DNA window TACAGAAAGATAaacattcatttttatacattttattccGTCATTAACTtaattctattatatttttcattattcctTAAAATCTTATAAATCACTATTATAACTATTACCGataattttatgataattatGCTGAATAAtcctatataaatatagaaattttCTCCATTTTTCAAGTCATCTAGAGCACTATACAAACTTTTCAATAATTCATTATCTTTCATCCATCCTTCTACAGTTTTTATAAATGGTAATCCTGGTAATACGGATAATCCTATTcccaaaaagaaaaaaagtaaaaatagaGCAACTCcaaatttgtattttctaagttttatttttcttaaggatatatcacaaattcttctttttttttcaagaaaacattcataatctttttttttaatccattttctttcaaaatggaaatgcTTCCCATCAAATATTCCATTATTGTAATCTGTAACTTGAGTATAATAATGATCCATGTTCAATAAATTTCtattatgttcttttttttcggtccatttttcattattacgtatattttttttttcgtattttacATTATGTGGTAcatccttttttaaatatacaatttttgaATCTTTAAgcttttcatattttcctAGTAATCTATAAGTTCTTGCATCTAATTTACTACTATGGTAATAATTGTTATCCaaaattttactaaaatatcTCTAAATAAACAAGGtagatatttattatttaaatatataaataaactattattacagaatattattaacaaatataaaacataaacgttaagaataatacaaaaacatTTAAACAACGTTATCATACCATATCCACGTTAAAATGACATATCCAtgttaaaagaataaacgCACCAATATaagttaatataattatcttcatatttagtttcaatatatacatgttaaaCATTCcaatatattaagtaaagaaaaaattaataataatattatattcttctaGTGATATGAAaatctatatttattaaaaaaattatatttattatttcttcgtAAACATatagtaaatatacataaatataatatgcttTTCCATGTAGTCAtcgtaaaataaatttaaaaataaattatgagatttttcatttaattctaatacaataaaaaaaactttcattaaaataaaaaaatttgaattgattcataaatatatgcaatatataatttattcatataatgtAGTGAACTAATTAAACgattcttttattaataatattcagaatatatagaaaaataaatatgcgatttcttattttatgtaaatattaagttTATCTATTATACAGAATgtagagaatatataaaatatatttct is part of the Plasmodium malariae genome assembly, chromosome: 14 genome and encodes:
- the PmUG01_14012400 gene encoding fam-m protein → MYILKLNMKIIILTYIGAFILLTWICHFNVDMRYFSKILDNNYYHSSKLDARTYRLLGKYEKLKDSKIVYLKKDVPHNVKYEKKNIRNNEKWTEKKEHNRNLLNMDHYYTQVTDYNNGIFDGKHFHFERKWIKKKDYECFLEKKRRICDISLRKIKLRKYKFGVALFLLFFFLGIGLSVLPGLPFIKTVEGWMKDNELLKSLYSALDDLKNGENFYIYIGLFSIIIIKLSVIVIIVIYKILRNNEKYNRIKLMTE